The sequence below is a genomic window from Cryobacterium arcticum.
AGAACATCTCGCTCGCCCCGCCGGCCGTCGTGGCGAACACGGCGTCGGAGAGCAGGGCGGCGAAGATGCCGATGGTGATCGCCAGCTGCTGCAGCGAGCCGAGGCGGCCGCGCATCTGCCGGGGCGAGATCTCGGCGATGTAGGCCGGGGCGACCACGGAGGCCAGCCCAATGCCGACACCGCCGAGCACCCGCCAGACGATGAGGTCGACGACGCCGAAGGCGAGCCCGGAGCCTACCGAACTGGCGAAGAAGACGATCGCGCCCACGAGCATCACGGGGATGCGCCCGAACCGGTCGGCCAGGCGTCCGCCGAGGAAGGCGCCGGTCGCGGCGCCGAGCAGGGCGCTGGCCACGGCGAAACCGGTGATGGCCTCGGTGAGGCCGAATTGGCCCTTGATGGCTTCGACCGCGCCGTTGATCACGGAGGAATCGAATCCGAAGAGGAAGCCGCCGAACGCGCCGGCGATGGCCAGCGCGATGACCTTCCGGTTCGTGCCGGGGGCGACCCCGGGAAGACTACCTGTTGACGGCCCGTTTCCAGACGGTTTCGTCGTCTTGCTCATTGCCAAATCTCCCGTGTTCGCTGGTGGTTCTGCCGTGTGGGCAACCTGACGAGCCTACGCCTGCTCTTCCCGTGGTCATCGCCGCATGCTATCTATGAGCCATGACGCGATTCCTCGGGGTGGATCTGGCTTGGGCGGAAGGCACGGCGACGAAACCGGCGAACGAGAGCGGGCTGGCCTGCATCGACGAGACCGGCCGGGTGCTCGACGCGGGGTGGGCGCGCGGGATCGACGAGGTCGTTCACTGGGTGCAGTCCGTGGCCGAACCCGGGTCGGTGCTGGCGGTGGATGCACCGTTGGTGGTGAACAACCCGACCGGCATGCGGGACTGCGAGAAGGAGACCGGCTCCCGGTACGGCCGCTGGAAGGTGTCGGCCAACGCCTCGAACCAGGCGCTGCCGCGACTGGGCGGCGTCACCCTGCGCGGCCGGCTCGAACAGCTCGGCTGGACCTACACCGACGGGCTCGACCCGGTCGCCGCCCCCACGTCGAGTTTCTTCGAGTGCTATCCGTACACGACCCTGGTGGGCGCCGCCGAGTTCGGCTACGACGCCGTGCGGCCGAGGTACAAGCGCATGGGGTCGTCGTTGCCGATCGTCGAACGCCGAGCCGCCCGGGCCGTCGTCTGCGACGACCTCATCGAACGGATGTGGCGGCTCGGCACGGCCACTCCCCCGCTGGACCTGAGCACGCACGAGGCCACCGACCGGTTGGTGACCGAGCCGACGCCGCTGGCCGATGCGGCGTACAAGCACCGCGAGGATCTCATCGACGCCCTGCTGAGCGCCTGGACGGCCTCGCTCTGGCACCGGCACGGTGTGGCGCGCAGCCAGGTGCTCGGCGCGGCCGACCCTCTGGTGGTCGACGGCCGCCGGGGCACCATCATCGCGCCGGCCCGGCCGGAGCAGCGCCGCGGCGCGGACCGGGAGCGGGCGAGCGCGCTGGCAGCGACCATAGGTGTCAGCGCACCGGCAGCCAGCGCCCCTTCACCCGTTCGGTGACCAGCCAGGTCACCGGGGCGGCCACCTGCC
It includes:
- a CDS encoding DUF429 domain-containing protein produces the protein MTRFLGVDLAWAEGTATKPANESGLACIDETGRVLDAGWARGIDEVVHWVQSVAEPGSVLAVDAPLVVNNPTGMRDCEKETGSRYGRWKVSANASNQALPRLGGVTLRGRLEQLGWTYTDGLDPVAAPTSSFFECYPYTTLVGAAEFGYDAVRPRYKRMGSSLPIVERRAARAVVCDDLIERMWRLGTATPPLDLSTHEATDRLVTEPTPLADAAYKHREDLIDALLSAWTASLWHRHGVARSQVLGAADPLVVDGRRGTIIAPARPEQRRGADRERASALAATIGVSAPAASAPSPVR